From the Levilactobacillus yonginensis genome, one window contains:
- a CDS encoding IS5-like element ISLpl3 family transposase (programmed frameshift), with translation MTTPKRYELEDAQWDRIKGYFPPYRTGRPSSLDNRTALNAILWLMRSGAPWRDLPERYGSWKTVYSRFRAWVSSGLFEQVFLELIDDPDMENLSLDSTIVRAHQKATGAKKNAECMVENQAIGLSRGGRTTKIHALVDGLGNPLGFRLTGGQVHDSQVASELLEGFDISQSNIIADKAYSTAKLRQYIEDKAGVYTIPPKENTKDKWTCDYHVYCERHLIENFFNQLKNFRRIATRYDKLAHVYLATVYIASICILLK, from the exons ATGACAACACCTAAACGATACGAACTGGAAGATGCTCAGTGGGACCGAATCAAAGGATACTTCCCGCCATACCGGACTGGCCGTCCATCAAGCCTAGACAACCGTACCGCCCTCAACGCTATCCTCTGGCTCATGCGCAGCGGGGCTCCTTGGCGTGATCTACCTGAACGCTATGGCTCTTGGAAAACGGTGTATAGTCGCTTCCGAGCCTGGGTAAGTTCAGGCTTGTTCGAACAGGTTTTTCTCGAATTGATTGACGATCCCGACATGGAAAACTTGAGCTTAGATTCAACGATCGTTCGAGCGCATCAAAAGGCCACTGGGGCAAA AAAAAACGCCGAATGTATGGTCGAAAATCAAGCTATTGGACTAAGTCGAGGTGGCCGAACGACCAAGATTCACGCACTCGTTGACGGATTAGGGAATCCCTTGGGTTTTCGCCTAACAGGTGGTCAAGTACATGATAGCCAAGTTGCCAGTGAGTTGCTGGAAGGCTTCGATATTTCTCAATCAAATATTATCGCGGATAAAGCCTATAGCACCGCGAAACTTCGCCAGTATATTGAAGATAAAGCAGGCGTCTATACCATTCCGCCAAAGGAAAATACCAAAGACAAGTGGACCTGTGATTACCACGTTTATTGTGAGCGCCATTTGATTGAGAACTTCTTCAATCAGTTGAAGAACTTTCGTAGGATTGCAACGCGTTATGATAAGCTCGCTCATGTTTATCTGGCTACGGTCTACATTGCCTCAATTTGCATCTTACTTAAGTAG
- a CDS encoding ribbon-helix-helix domain-containing protein has translation MSQQTPLYIRGLTEKELADLQSFAKERGYADRSAYCRQLLRDALQQEYVESYAAPLEKSMQDQREAELKMLMAFRTYAETNNEAVASNGKLAEKVSRLLVDCKINPNAVRTKKISFL, from the coding sequence ATGAGTCAGCAAACACCACTTTACATTCGCGGATTAACAGAAAAAGAGTTAGCGGATCTCCAAAGTTTTGCGAAGGAACGGGGGTATGCAGATCGGTCAGCGTATTGTCGACAGTTGTTGCGTGACGCGTTACAACAAGAATATGTTGAAAGCTATGCGGCACCGTTAGAAAAATCGATGCAGGATCAGCGAGAAGCGGAGTTAAAAATGTTAATGGCTTTTAGAACCTATGCCGAAACCAATAACGAAGCAGTGGCGAGCAATGGAAAACTAGCCGAAAAAGTTTCACGCTTATTGGTAGATTGTAAAATTAATCCGAACGCTGTTCGGACAAAAAAGATCAGCTTCCTATAA
- a CDS encoding IS6-like element ISS1N family transposase, producing the protein MNHFKGKQFKKDVIIVAVGYYLRYNLSYREVQELLYDRGINVCHTTIYRWVQEYSKVLYYLWKKKNRQSFYSWKMDETYIKIKGRWHYLYRAIDADGLTLDIWLRKKRDTQAAYAFLKRLHKQFGEPKAIVTDKAPSLGSAFRKLQSVGLYTKTEHRTVKYLNNLIEQDHRPIKRRNKFYQSLRTASSTIKGMETLRGIYKKNRRNGTLFGFSVSTEIKVLMGITA; encoded by the coding sequence ATGAATCATTTTAAAGGCAAACAATTCAAAAAAGACGTCATTATTGTCGCTGTTGGTTACTACCTGCGTTACAATCTAAGCTATCGTGAAGTTCAGGAATTGTTATATGATCGTGGAATAAATGTTTGTCATACTACGATTTATCGTTGGGTGCAAGAGTACAGCAAAGTCCTCTATTATCTTTGGAAGAAGAAAAATAGACAATCCTTCTATTCATGGAAAATGGACGAAACCTATATCAAAATTAAGGGACGTTGGCATTATCTTTATCGTGCAATTGATGCGGACGGCTTAACCTTAGATATCTGGTTACGAAAGAAACGGGATACGCAAGCAGCCTATGCTTTCTTAAAACGACTCCATAAACAGTTTGGTGAGCCGAAAGCAATTGTGACCGATAAAGCACCTTCTCTTGGCTCCGCCTTTAGAAAGTTACAGAGTGTGGGTTTATATACTAAGACAGAGCACCGAACTGTGAAGTATCTTAACAATTTAATAGAACAAGACCATCGACCTATTAAACGACGAAATAAATTTTATCAAAGTCTCCGTACAGCCTCTTCCACGATTAAGGGCATGGAGACCCTTCGAGGAATATATAAAAAGAACCGAAGAAATGGAACGCTCTTCGGCTTTTCGGTGTCTACTGAAATCAAGGTATTAATGGGAATAACAGCCTAA
- a CDS encoding DUF3102 domain-containing protein, translating to MENAGRRDITSQAEETSAVELSHNLTTVTTEIKAYQSIGGQAIFEIGRRLKWVKENDLAHGEYMKWLKESVNMNPTTAQRFVKIASELPNRYSSTDLGWKALYEIATMPPEERDNPQQLDSGETKKPDEMTVRELRETKRKLAAAYSENMANQTLLTQADKKAQKLQAQVTKLQQRDPDIKQVEVEPADYRDTKADLKAANEKIADLQKLVDDAVDDHNQRLAYELELEKAKADQEEIKADLNDLEVKRQNMLKQNAQIREVQKMVKSINELLDNFAMLRNRLDTTMLPDESSLVQGLTEMADKLIENGQVLHDDLAHPYRG from the coding sequence ATGGAGAATGCGGGAAGGCGTGATATTACGTCACAAGCTGAGGAAACGAGTGCAGTTGAGTTGAGCCATAATTTGACCACTGTGACGACGGAGATTAAGGCGTATCAATCAATTGGGGGCCAGGCAATTTTTGAAATTGGTCGGCGTTTGAAGTGGGTGAAAGAGAATGATTTGGCACATGGAGAGTACATGAAATGGCTTAAAGAATCAGTCAATATGAATCCGACTACAGCACAACGATTTGTAAAGATAGCATCTGAGCTTCCAAATCGGTACTCGAGTACTGATTTGGGTTGGAAAGCTCTTTATGAGATTGCGACTATGCCGCCTGAAGAGCGCGACAACCCCCAACAACTTGATTCGGGTGAAACTAAGAAGCCTGATGAGATGACGGTTCGCGAGTTACGGGAAACGAAGCGTAAATTGGCCGCGGCTTACTCTGAGAATATGGCGAATCAGACGTTGCTAACGCAAGCGGATAAGAAAGCTCAAAAGCTGCAAGCTCAAGTGACGAAGTTACAACAGCGTGATCCAGATATTAAACAAGTTGAGGTTGAACCAGCTGATTATCGAGATACGAAGGCTGATTTGAAAGCCGCTAATGAGAAGATTGCGGATTTACAAAAGTTGGTTGATGACGCTGTGGATGATCACAATCAACGGTTGGCTTATGAATTGGAATTGGAAAAAGCTAAGGCTGATCAGGAAGAAATTAAGGCTGATCTGAACGATCTTGAGGTCAAACGGCAAAATATGTTGAAACAGAATGCGCAAATACGCGAAGTTCAGAAGATGGTCAAGTCGATTAATGAACTCCTAGATAATTTTGCGATGCTGCGGAACCGCCTTGATACGACAATGTTGCCCGATGAGAGTTCGTTGGTTCAAGGGCTGACAGAAATGGCCGATAAGTTGATTGAAAATGGGCAAGTTTTACATGACGATTTGGCTCATCCATACCGTGGTTAA